In Synechococcus sp. CC9616, the following are encoded in one genomic region:
- a CDS encoding 2OG-Fe(II) oxygenase, with the protein MSDAAAIPETWRDWLLHNRDRGCDRDGLIERAMQQGFDRQEIEAVLASPQQSSPRWDDSAIDAPSWLHWFQAPLTRPEHRPRAWRLDTPLAQLYDIPDLLSPSECQDVIDAINGSLQPSTVTRGSRDYRTSRTCHLRQNSPDLAARLDQRFADLVGVDPRLSEPIQGQRYDHGEYFKEHTDWFSPGTKEFDEHTRQGGQRTWTVMIYLNAVERGGETCFKRLGRCFTPLPGFGLAWNNLQADGTPNPFTLHEAMPVEEGHKWVITKWFRSQYGRNG; encoded by the coding sequence ATGTCCGACGCAGCAGCCATTCCTGAGACCTGGAGGGATTGGTTGCTGCATAACCGTGATCGCGGCTGTGATCGCGATGGTTTGATCGAGCGGGCGATGCAGCAGGGTTTCGATCGCCAGGAGATCGAGGCGGTGCTGGCCTCCCCTCAGCAATCGTCCCCGCGTTGGGATGATTCCGCCATTGACGCACCATCGTGGCTGCACTGGTTTCAAGCACCCCTCACGCGTCCTGAGCATCGGCCGCGTGCCTGGCGTCTGGATACTCCGCTGGCTCAGCTGTATGACATCCCTGACCTGCTCTCCCCATCGGAATGCCAGGACGTCATTGATGCGATCAACGGCTCCTTGCAACCCTCCACCGTGACGCGAGGCAGTCGCGATTACCGCACGAGCCGCACCTGTCATCTCCGCCAGAACAGCCCCGATCTGGCCGCGCGCCTGGATCAACGCTTTGCGGATCTGGTGGGAGTGGATCCCCGACTCTCAGAACCCATTCAGGGACAGCGTTACGACCACGGCGAATACTTCAAGGAACACACCGATTGGTTCAGCCCGGGGACAAAGGAATTCGACGAGCACACCAGGCAAGGAGGCCAGAGAACCTGGACCGTGATGATCTACCTCAATGCCGTCGAGCGCGGGGGGGAGACCTGCTTCAAGCGGCTTGGTCGTTGCTTCACGCCGTTGCCAGGCTTCGGGCTCGCCTGGAACAACCTGCAGGCGGATGGAACCCCGAATCCCTTCACGCTGCATGAAGCGATGCCGGTGGAGGAGGGTCACAAATGGGTGATCACCAAGTGGTTCCGTTCGCAATACGGACGTAACGGCTAG